Below is a genomic region from Dioscorea cayenensis subsp. rotundata cultivar TDr96_F1 chromosome 14, TDr96_F1_v2_PseudoChromosome.rev07_lg8_w22 25.fasta, whole genome shotgun sequence.
TAAGACACCCTCACGCACACAAGCCACAAGCTCTCCTCCTAATTTTAGACTTATATGACCTTACAAAATTCTATGTGATAATGACCTTTCAAAGTACTCACAATTTCATTTGTTCAAGGGTTATTGGCAAGTGCCTTTAGCAAGAGGGAACTTAACAAAATATTGGAAGAGGAGGAATTAGTGAAACTTGATTTGGATAAAAGATGGCAGGTGGAGGTGTTGTGGCTCATGGAGAGGTCAAGGACTATAAGGGAAAGATCACAGTTTTTGTACTAGTCTCTTGTATGATTGCTGCCACTGGTGGTCTCATTTTTGGTTATGATCTTGGTGTTTctggttagttttttttttttcatcctttCTTGCTTTTAGAATTGATAGGTTTAAGATCAAATGAAGTTGACATTACTTTTcaaatcttcaaaatatttttaattataaaaaatataaaggttTAGATAGTTTATATGCGTATGTCATGACATGAATTTAACTAATTTAGATggatataaatattattgttttcatagAAATGATGTTTCATTCACCTCTTTAAtctgctttttttcttttaaataactTCTCTATGGTTATGAAAATAATAGTAatctttatattaaattatgcaaattcatgttaagggtaatttgtTGAATGGACTTTGCATTAACTGCTTTAGtccattttcatatttttctttttctttgtttctttaagaattgatgtatttaaaatgagaataaagTTGATGTTTTCAAATCTTTAAAATGtttctatttataaaataataaaattaaaaatatttagatagtttatatatatatatatatatgacgaggtcaaattaaacaaattcgTATGGATATAAATATGTTTCTTTTAAGAAGTTAATACTCCACTTTCCTAATTgattagtttctttttttttttaaatataactttactacataaaaataataaaacaacaattttatgCTAAATTATGTAAATTCCCTGACTTCGCATCAGGgcttttacaattttaaaaaatttgagacaatattatatatagacataCAATGAAAAATCTAACACTATAATTAAGTAACTCATTACAAAATTATTGATATACCTCAACTTTGAAAGATCTCATGGGTATTTACTgcacacaaacaaataaatgcaattcaaaaatttcattattaatatcatctttaatataaacaaaattttaaatataataaaaaatatttaaatttgttctcTAAAACATCATGAgagtaaattatatattaaggATGATTTAttacatagattttttttttttttttgcatgcagGAGGGGTGACATCAATGGATGTATTCTTGGAAGACTTCTTTCCAGCAGTGTATCACAGGATGGAAAAAAGCAAAGATGATAACCAGTATTGTAAATTTGACTCTCAATTGCTTACAAGTTTTACATCCTCCCTCTACATTGCTGGTCTCCTTGCTAGTTTTGGTGCCTCTTATGTTACTCGTAATAAAGGCCGCAAAATTTCCATTCTCGTCGGCGGCCTCACCTTCCTCGTCGGCACCGTCATCAACGCCGCAGCTACCAATGTCTTCATGCTCCTTCTCGGTCGTATTCTTCTCGGTGTCGGTGTTGGCTTTGCTAATCAGGTCGATCATAGctcttttcttaattattttcttattaattaaaatataaaagtttaataCTTACTATCAAATtaactaaacaaaattatatctaTAATAGATTGTTAATTGATCAAGAACAGTTTGAGGATCAATTTCTTGTTGGTTTGAACTGAGCTTGAGCTTAGCTTTTGAGctcaacatatataaatatattgtaatttttgtatatttatgatatatatattatattttacattgaaaatattatatatttagtaTTGCTTATCATCATGAACAAAAATTATGCGATAAATGATGTTTGTGATTTGAACTAAATCGAGTTGAATTTGTAttcttgaaaataaataaatttgatttttatctcaTGACTTAAAATCGAGTCTAAATTTagctttcaaaattaaaatcaagctAAGTTTCCAACAAATTTTTTTGAGCTAATTTAGAGCTCCAGCTCAAGCTACTCAATTTAGAGCCAAATTTGAGCTAGTGACAACTCAATCAAGCTAGTTTATTTACAACTCTAgttatcaatatataaaataaaagtttaattttaatatttttgatacAATCAGGCTGTGCCAGTGTATTTGTCTGAAATGGCACCACCAAAACTTAGAGGAGCTCTAAACATTGGCTTCCAACTTTGCACCACAATTGGCATTCTTGCTGCCAACCTCATCAACTATGGTACTAGCAAAATAAAGGGCCGCTCTGGCTGGAGAGTTTCCATTGCCTTGGCAGTTATCCCTGCTGCCATCATCACTATCGGTGCGATAATCCTTCCCGATACTCCCAACTCTCTCATTTCCCGTGGCCACACCGATGAAGCTCGTCGCATGCTTGAAAAGATTCGTGGAACTACTGAAGTTGAAGAAGAACTACAAGATTTAGTCGAGGCTAGTGAAACCGTGATGGCAATCGAAAACCCATGGAAAAACATCTTGCAACCTCATTACCGGCCTCAACTCATGGTAGCCATCTTTATTCCAATGTTTCAGCAACTCACCGGTATCAATGTCATCATGTTCTACGCACCAGTTCTTTTCAAGACTCTCGGGTTCGGTGACGAAGCTTCTCTTATGTCGGCCGTGATCACCGGGACAGTCAATCTACTTGCCACGATTGTTTCTATTATCGCGGTTGATAAATTCGGCCGGAAGTTTTTATTCCTTGAGGGTGGCATTCAAATGCTCATCAGTCAGGTAAATATATCTGTTGAAAATTTCTTCCACACTCAAAATTACACATGTTTAACATGAAATGTGTTACAGGTGATAATTGGAGTGATGTTAGGGAATGCATTTGGATTGAGTGGTGTAGGACAAATGTCTAAGAGTTCGGCAAATACACTCCTCTTCTTAATTTGTGTCTATGTCGCGGCTTTCGCATGGTCTTGGGGGCCATTGGGATGGTTAGTTCCAAGTGAAGTGTTCCCTTTAGAGATTAGATCGGCCGGGCAATCGATCACCGTCTCGGTTAACTTTCTTTGGACATTCATCGTTGCGCAACTTTTCCTTTTTGCATTGTGTCATCTCAAGTTTGggctcttttttttctttgca
It encodes:
- the LOC120275623 gene encoding sugar transport protein MST6-like; the encoded protein is MAGGGVVAHGEVKDYKGKITVFVLVSCMIAATGGLIFGYDLGVSGGVTSMDVFLEDFFPAVYHRMEKSKDDNQYCKFDSQLLTSFTSSLYIAGLLASFGASYVTRNKGRKISILVGGLTFLVGTVINAAATNVFMLLLGRILLGVGVGFANQAVPVYLSEMAPPKLRGALNIGFQLCTTIGILAANLINYGTSKIKGRSGWRVSIALAVIPAAIITIGAIILPDTPNSLISRGHTDEARRMLEKIRGTTEVEEELQDLVEASETVMAIENPWKNILQPHYRPQLMVAIFIPMFQQLTGINVIMFYAPVLFKTLGFGDEASLMSAVITGTVNLLATIVSIIAVDKFGRKFLFLEGGIQMLISQVIIGVMLGNAFGLSGVGQMSKSSANTLLFLICVYVAAFAWSWGPLGWLVPSEVFPLEIRSAGQSITVSVNFLWTFIVAQLFLFALCHLKFGLFFFFASFVVLMTLYVFFFLPETKNVPIEEMHLAWKKHWFWRKYLPDDQDVGYSMRSMA